The DNA sequence AGGAATACGCTTTGCCCGATGATGAATGCAAACATCAGCCCGGTGAAGCCGAACAGCTTGAAATTGACCCACGCCGCCGTTGAGAAGTTATAGGCGACATAGAGGTTCACCAAGCCCATGACGCCGAAAAAAGCAGCCCAGGACAGGGAAAGGCGTTGCCATATCGCATCCGGCAGGGAAATCTGTTTTTCCATCATCAGGCGGATCAGGTTTTTACCGAACGCGGCTTGGCTGACCAGGAGCGCGGCGCCGAAGCACCAATACAGTACCGTCGGCTTCCATTTGATGAAAGTCTCGTTGTGGAAATAAATCGTCGCCCCGCCGAACAGAGTGATGATGGCCAGCGACACCCACAGCATGCCGTCGACCTTGCGCCCGCGCAGCAGCAGATAGGCGATTTGCGCCACGGTGGCGAGAATGGCGACGGCCGTGGCAAGCATGATGGGCGCTTGCGCGGGACTGGCGATGCCGCCGGAAACCAGCCCGGACAGATATTGCTGGGCAAGGCCCTGCGCGGCATCCGGATGGCCTTCGCCCCATTTGAACATGGAAAAGAACAGGATGACCGGGAATAGGTCGAACAAAAACTTCATGTGGTTGCGATTCCTCTATATAGGTTCGAAGCGGAGTGATGCCGAATTGATGCAGTAGCGCAGCCCGGTGGGCGGCGGTCCGTCCGGAAATACGTGGCCGAGATGCGCATCGCATATATTGCATAAAATTTCGGTGCGTATCATGCCATGACTGCGGTCGATGCGCTCGCTAACATTGGCGGGATCGAGTGCCCGAAAATAACTTGGCCAGCCGCATCCCGAATCGAACTTGGCATCCGACTCGAACAACGGCGTGCCGCAGCACACACAAGTATAAATGCCACGCTCGTGGTGATCCCAGTAACGGCCTGTAAAGGCGCGTTCGGTCGCCGCATGGCGCGTCACTTCGTATTCGAGCGGGTCGAGTTGGTCGCGCCACTCTGCATCCGTTTTCACTATCTTGTCTGTCATGATGAACAACTCACTTCCAGTTCGCTGGCCCAGTCTGGCGGCAGCTGGGCATACCTTGCGTTTTCCGGTTGCTCGTCGAATGGCTTCTCCAGCACTTTGAGCAGGGCGGCCACTTCGGAAAAATCCTTATTTTGCGCCTTTTCGATGGCGTTTTGTGCAAGGTAGTTGCGCAGCACATACTTCGGATTGACGCCGTTCATCTCGAACCGGCGCTGCGCATCGATACTGCCTTCCTGCTTGAGGCGCAAGCGGTATTGCGCCGCCCACGCGTCGAATGCCCGCCGGTCAATGAACAGGTCGCGCAGCGGCGCGTCGGCTTCCGGGCGATCGAGCTGGAGGTCGCCAAGCCGGCGGAAAAACAGCGTGAAATCAACGTGGTTTTGCTGCATGAGTTCGAACATGGCCTCGATCAGTCCGCCGTCTTCGGGCAGCATGGAGTGCAGGCCAAGCTTTGCGTGCAGCAGTCGGTCGAGCTTGGCGTCGTAGGCCGGCTTGTAGATTTCCAACGCAGCTTGCGCGTCGTCGACTTCGCCGATCAGCGGGAGCAGCGCCTGGCCCAGGGCGAAGCAGTTCCACTGGCCGATGCGCGGCTGCATGTGATACGCATAACGGCCCTGCGTATCGCTGTGGTTGCAGATATGCCGGAAGTCGAATGCTTCCATGAATCCGAAAGGTCCGTAGTCGATCGTCAGGCCGAGGATGGACATGTTGTCGGTGTTCATCACGCCATGCATGAATCCGACTGCCTGCCACTGCGCGATCAGTTCAGCCGTCCGGCGCGTGACTTCGGTTAACAGGGCGCTATAGGGATTGGGTTCGGCGCGCAACTCGGGGTAAAGGCGATCGATCACATAGTCTGCCAGCGTCTTCAGTTCCGTCTGGCGATCGTTGTAAGACCAGTGCTCGAACGAGCCGAAGCGCACGAAACTGGGCGACAAGCGCGTTGCCACCGCCGCTGTCTCCGGTGTTTCCCGCATCACCAGCATGTCGGACCCCGTAACGCACAGCGCGCGCGTGGTCGGTATGCCGAGCGCGGCCATCGCCTCCGAACAGAGGAACTCGCGGATCGACGAGCGCAGCACTGCGCGGCCGTCGCCCATGCGCGAATAAGGGGTCTTGCCCGAGCCCTTCAATTGCAATTCCACGCGCCCCGGCGCGGCGCCGCCGGCTGCTGGCGCATCGCCCAGCAGGATCGCGCGGCCGTCTCCCAGCTGTCCGGCCCATACACCGAACTGATGGCCAGAATAGACCGCCGCCAACGGCTCGGATCGGGCAAGAGGGCGGTTGCCGGAAAACGCCTGGATGAAATGCTCGGTGGCCATCTCCGCGGGATCAAGCCCGATCAGGCGTGCCGCGGCACTGCTGGCCGCCACGAGATAGGGCGCCGGGATCGGTGTCGGCTGCAGCCGGGTATGGAAAGCAGGCGGCAGGCTGGCGAACGAATTTTCCAGTGGCAGGGTGGCGAGGCGATAAAGGCCGCCGAGGAGGGGCGTGTTCATGGTGAATCCTTGGCGCTGGCGGCGCCGCGTTCCGGATAGGCGATGCGGCCAAGCGCCTGCGGGTGCACGATCGAGACACGGCCGTATTGGGTCCTGACCAATCCGTTCTGTTCCCACAGCCGCAGTAGCTTGGCGATGCTTTGACGCGATCTGCCGAGCAAATGGCCGAGTTCCTCCTGTGTCAGCGGCACTTCGCGTCCGAGCGCCAGCGTCGCCGCATTCATGGCGGAAGGAGTGATGTGCGCAAGCTCCAGCATGCGGCGCGCAAGACGCTGCGGCATGGGCGCGGTCGCGGCTTCTTCGACCAGATCGAACGTGGTGCGCAGTCGCAGGCACAGCATCCTGGCGAAGCATTCATAGATCGCGGGATGGCGCGCCAGCAGCCGCTGGAAGTCGGTTTTCGCATGAAACAGCACGACGGTCGCGCCGGAGGCATGTCCGTCGTGCGAGCGGGGCAGGCCGTCGAACAGCGCTATTTCGCCGAAACAGTTGGGCGCGTCCAGCACCGCAATCGTGGTGGCATGGCCGTCGGCGGTGGTGCGAGTGAAACGCACCGCGCCGCGGGCAATCGTG is a window from the Noviherbaspirillum sp. UKPF54 genome containing:
- the msrB gene encoding peptide-methionine (R)-S-oxide reductase MsrB; translation: MTDKIVKTDAEWRDQLDPLEYEVTRHAATERAFTGRYWDHHERGIYTCVCCGTPLFESDAKFDSGCGWPSYFRALDPANVSERIDRSHGMIRTEILCNICDAHLGHVFPDGPPPTGLRYCINSASLRFEPI
- a CDS encoding septation protein A, translating into MKFLFDLFPVILFFSMFKWGEGHPDAAQGLAQQYLSGLVSGGIASPAQAPIMLATAVAILATVAQIAYLLLRGRKVDGMLWVSLAIITLFGGATIYFHNETFIKWKPTVLYWCFGAALLVSQAAFGKNLIRLMMEKQISLPDAIWQRLSLSWAAFFGVMGLVNLYVAYNFSTAAWVNFKLFGFTGLMFAFIIGQSVFLSKYVKDSR
- a CDS encoding YdiU family protein codes for the protein MNTPLLGGLYRLATLPLENSFASLPPAFHTRLQPTPIPAPYLVAASSAAARLIGLDPAEMATEHFIQAFSGNRPLARSEPLAAVYSGHQFGVWAGQLGDGRAILLGDAPAAGGAAPGRVELQLKGSGKTPYSRMGDGRAVLRSSIREFLCSEAMAALGIPTTRALCVTGSDMLVMRETPETAAVATRLSPSFVRFGSFEHWSYNDRQTELKTLADYVIDRLYPELRAEPNPYSALLTEVTRRTAELIAQWQAVGFMHGVMNTDNMSILGLTIDYGPFGFMEAFDFRHICNHSDTQGRYAYHMQPRIGQWNCFALGQALLPLIGEVDDAQAALEIYKPAYDAKLDRLLHAKLGLHSMLPEDGGLIEAMFELMQQNHVDFTLFFRRLGDLQLDRPEADAPLRDLFIDRRAFDAWAAQYRLRLKQEGSIDAQRRFEMNGVNPKYVLRNYLAQNAIEKAQNKDFSEVAALLKVLEKPFDEQPENARYAQLPPDWASELEVSCSS
- a CDS encoding Crp/Fnr family transcriptional regulator; the encoded protein is MPNRFINDIDKAALLRRSWLDGYPDHVVEDAAACATLRAVDDGALLHARGSMADGFYTIARGAVRFTRTTADGHATTIAVLDAPNCFGEIALFDGLPRSHDGHASGATVVLFHAKTDFQRLLARHPAIYECFARMLCLRLRTTFDLVEEAATAPMPQRLARRMLELAHITPSAMNAATLALGREVPLTQEELGHLLGRSRQSIAKLLRLWEQNGLVRTQYGRVSIVHPQALGRIAYPERGAASAKDSP